A stretch of Gemmobacter fulvus DNA encodes these proteins:
- a CDS encoding VOC family protein, whose product MSAPLACLDHAAFHVRDIAFHIAFFRDVLGMTVTKLDGDPDDPKQAWLLGGIQLIRDAEFTGPEGRFGHLGIICQDLPATIAAAEAYGAVATAKGPHWLLLPDGLLLELMAQKGDAVRIIRSVDPRA is encoded by the coding sequence ATGTCGGCACCTCTCGCCTGTCTGGATCACGCGGCATTTCATGTGCGCGACATCGCGTTCCACATCGCGTTTTTCCGCGATGTTCTCGGCATGACCGTGACCAAGCTGGATGGCGATCCCGATGACCCGAAGCAAGCCTGGCTGCTGGGCGGGATTCAGTTGATCCGGGATGCGGAATTTACCGGCCCGGAAGGGCGGTTCGGCCATCTGGGCATCATCTGCCAGGATCTGCCGGCCACCATCGCGGCGGCAGAGGCGTATGGGGCGGTGGCGACCGCCAAGGGGCCGCACTGGCTGTTGCTGCCCGACGGGCTGCTGCTGGAGCTGATGGCGCAGAAGGGTGATGCGGTGCGGATCATCCGCTCTGTCGACCCGCGCGCCTGA
- a CDS encoding IclR family transcriptional regulator domain-containing protein: MTISERDIMGGLAKGLLVIETFTAERPRQSIAEVAAASGLDRATARRCLLTLAHQGYADYDGKFFTLSPRVLRLGTACLATMPLPQIVQPVLDALSDRLGESTSVSILDGAEIVYIARAAQRKVMSIALMPGSRLPAYCTSMGRVMLAALPEAEARTILARSPLIARTPHTRTGPDAIMAEIVRVRAQGHAVNDQEVELGLCSIAVPLVNARGRVVAALNLGLAAAQGDAAHLVQRFLPELLAVATELRGLLR; this comes from the coding sequence ATGACGATCAGCGAACGGGACATCATGGGCGGGCTGGCCAAGGGTCTGCTGGTGATCGAAACCTTCACCGCCGAACGGCCGCGCCAATCCATTGCCGAGGTGGCGGCGGCCAGCGGGCTGGACCGTGCGACGGCCCGGCGCTGCCTGCTGACGCTGGCGCATCAGGGTTATGCTGATTACGACGGCAAGTTTTTTACCCTGTCGCCCCGCGTCCTGCGCCTTGGCACCGCCTGTCTGGCCACCATGCCCCTGCCGCAGATCGTGCAGCCGGTGCTGGATGCGCTGTCAGACCGGCTTGGCGAAAGCACCTCGGTGTCGATCCTCGACGGGGCCGAGATCGTCTATATCGCCCGCGCGGCGCAGCGGAAGGTGATGTCGATTGCCCTGATGCCTGGCTCGCGCCTGCCTGCCTATTGCACCTCGATGGGGCGGGTGATGCTGGCGGCGCTGCCCGAGGCCGAGGCGCGGACGATCCTGGCCCGCAGCCCGCTGATCGCGCGGACCCCGCACACCCGCACCGGTCCCGATGCCATCATGGCCGAAATTGTCCGCGTCCGCGCACAGGGCCATGCGGTCAACGATCAGGAGGTGGAGCTGGGCCTTTGCTCCATCGCTGTGCCGCTGGTCAATGCGCGGGGCCGGGTGGTTGCCGCGCTGAACCTCGGGCTTGCCGCCGCACAGGGCGATGCCGCGCATCTGGTGCAGCGGTTTCTGCCGGAACTGCTGGCGGTGGCCACGGAATTGCGCGGCCTGCTGCGCTGA
- a CDS encoding 3-oxoacid CoA-transferase subunit B — MTATLTPTQIAWRAAQDINDGAYVNLGIGFPEMVARFQPPGREAIFHTENGILGFGESPQPGQEDWDLINAGKKAVTIRPGTAFFHHADSFAMVRGGHLDVAILGAYEVAETGDLANWSTGPRGVPAVGGAMDLVHGAKRVAVITDHVTKDGKPKLVQRCTLPLTGLGCVTRVYTSLAVIDVVAQHFVLREKLPSISLDHLQSLTGATLHLDGTVADLIVPEL; from the coding sequence ATGACCGCGACCCTGACCCCCACGCAAATCGCCTGGCGCGCCGCGCAGGACATAAACGATGGTGCTTATGTCAATCTTGGCATCGGTTTTCCCGAAATGGTGGCGCGCTTTCAGCCGCCCGGCCGCGAGGCGATCTTTCATACCGAAAACGGCATCCTCGGCTTTGGCGAGTCACCGCAGCCCGGGCAGGAGGATTGGGATCTGATCAATGCCGGCAAGAAGGCAGTGACGATCCGCCCCGGCACGGCCTTCTTCCACCATGCCGACAGCTTTGCCATGGTGCGCGGCGGCCATCTGGATGTGGCGATCCTCGGCGCCTATGAGGTGGCCGAAACCGGCGATCTGGCGAACTGGTCCACCGGGCCGCGCGGCGTGCCTGCCGTGGGTGGGGCGATGGATCTGGTGCATGGGGCCAAGCGCGTGGCCGTCATCACCGATCACGTCACCAAGGATGGCAAACCGAAGCTCGTGCAACGCTGCACCCTGCCGCTGACCGGGCTCGGCTGCGTGACCCGCGTCTATACCTCGCTGGCGGTGATCGACGTTGTGGCGCAGCACTTCGTGCTGCGTGAAAAACTGCCGTCGATCTCGCTCGACCACCTGCAATCCCTGACCGGGGCCACCTTGCATCTGGACGGCACTGTGGCCGACCTGATCGTGCCCGAACTGTGA
- the rhaS gene encoding rhamnose ABC transporter substrate-binding protein has translation MSILRKALTTAALATALIATGAHAETKRIAIVVKALGIGFFEAAAKGAEEAAKELGDVEIIYTGPTDTTAEGQIEVINALIAQKVDAIAVSANDTDALVPTLKKAMDRGITVISWDSGVAAEGRMMHLNPSSNPLIGNMIIKLAADNLPEGGEVAVLSATTTSTNQNTWIEEMNKVMGNYPGITVVGTVYGDDLADKSYREAQGLMQTYPNLKAIIAPTSVGIVAAAQAVTDAGKAGQINVTGLGLPSEMAGHVKSGASKSFAIWNPIDLGYSATMIAYNLSNGAKAEAGAAIPMGRMGSVTLDDKLEGAMADPFVYDATNIDAFSSIF, from the coding sequence ATGAGCATTCTGAGGAAAGCACTCACCACCGCCGCACTGGCAACAGCCTTGATCGCCACCGGTGCCCATGCCGAAACCAAACGCATCGCAATCGTCGTCAAGGCGCTGGGCATCGGTTTCTTCGAGGCGGCGGCCAAAGGGGCCGAAGAGGCGGCGAAAGAGCTGGGCGATGTGGAGATCATCTATACCGGCCCGACCGACACCACCGCCGAAGGCCAGATCGAGGTGATCAACGCCCTGATCGCGCAAAAGGTGGATGCGATTGCCGTCTCGGCCAATGACACCGATGCGCTGGTGCCGACGCTGAAAAAGGCGATGGATCGCGGCATCACCGTCATTTCCTGGGATTCGGGTGTGGCCGCCGAGGGCCGCATGATGCACCTGAACCCCTCGTCCAACCCGCTGATCGGCAACATGATCATCAAGCTGGCCGCCGACAATCTGCCCGAGGGCGGCGAAGTGGCGGTGCTGTCGGCCACCACCACCTCGACCAACCAGAACACCTGGATCGAAGAGATGAACAAGGTGATGGGCAATTATCCGGGCATCACCGTTGTCGGCACGGTTTATGGCGACGATCTTGCGGATAAATCCTACCGCGAGGCGCAGGGCCTGATGCAGACCTATCCCAACCTGAAAGCCATCATCGCGCCGACCAGCGTCGGCATCGTGGCGGCGGCGCAGGCGGTGACCGATGCGGGCAAGGCCGGGCAGATCAACGTGACGGGGCTTGGGCTGCCGTCGGAAATGGCGGGCCATGTGAAATCGGGCGCGTCGAAATCCTTCGCGATCTGGAACCCGATTGATCTGGGCTATTCGGCGACGATGATCGCCTACAACCTGTCGAACGGTGCCAAGGCCGAGGCGGGCGCGGCAATCCCGATGGGCCGCATGGGCAGCGTGACGCTGGATGACAAGCTGGAAGGCGCCATGGCCGATCCGTTTGTCTATGACGCGACGAATATCGACGCCTTCTCGTCGATTTTCTGA
- a CDS encoding DeoR/GlpR family DNA-binding transcription regulator, whose translation MHESERHRIILSAVQERPVATVVDLCSLTGASEATIRRDIATLHVQKKLRRVRGGAEAIAPPQFVGLAGRPFSVNETFNIAQKRAIARAAVDLCDEGDAIIINGGTTTFQMVHPLSARRLQVLTNSFPIAEHLLKHSRNTVLLPGGAIYREQNIILSPFDNDVTRNFYARRMFMGAQGLGPLGLMEADPLLIQAEQKLIGQADELVVLVDSSKFRNRSSLILCPLSRIHTVITDDRIEDRAAQMLEAAEIRLIVAELAATDRKGIAQEE comes from the coding sequence ATGCACGAAAGTGAACGCCACAGGATCATCCTATCTGCCGTGCAGGAGCGCCCCGTTGCGACGGTGGTCGATCTTTGCAGCCTGACCGGCGCGTCAGAAGCGACGATCCGCCGCGATATTGCCACTCTACACGTCCAGAAAAAGCTGCGCCGGGTGCGCGGCGGTGCCGAGGCGATTGCGCCGCCGCAATTCGTCGGGCTGGCGGGGCGGCCGTTTTCGGTGAACGAAACCTTCAACATCGCGCAGAAACGCGCAATTGCCCGCGCGGCGGTGGATCTGTGCGACGAGGGCGATGCCATCATCATCAATGGCGGCACGACCACGTTCCAGATGGTGCATCCGCTGTCGGCGCGCCGCTTGCAGGTGCTGACCAACAGCTTTCCGATTGCGGAACATCTGCTGAAACATTCGCGCAATACCGTCCTGCTGCCCGGTGGCGCGATCTACCGCGAGCAGAACATCATCCTGTCGCCCTTCGACAATGATGTGACGCGCAACTTCTATGCCCGCCGCATGTTCATGGGCGCGCAGGGGCTTGGCCCGCTGGGGTTGATGGAGGCCGATCCGCTGCTGATCCAGGCCGAGCAAAAGCTGATCGGGCAGGCGGACGAACTGGTCGTGCTGGTCGATTCCAGCAAATTCCGCAACCGCTCCAGCCTGATCCTGTGCCCGCTGAGCCGCATCCACACCGTCATCACCGATGACCGGATCGAGGATCGCGCTGCACAGATGCTGGAGGCGGCAGAGATCAGATTGATCGTGGCAGAGCTGGCCGCGACAGACCGAAAAGGCATCGCGCAGGAGGAATAG
- the rhaI gene encoding L-rhamnose catabolism isomerase — protein sequence MIHASLIEQDNARHLARLTADYDALGAHLARRGIDIAAVKAKVAAYGVAVPSWGVGTGGTRFARFPGTGEPRHIFDKLDDCGVIHTLTRATPTVSLHIPWDKAPVADLLAKAKQVGLGFDAMNSNTFQDQPGQAHSYKFGSLSHADAATRAQAVAHNIDCIELGAQLGSKALTIWIGDGSNFPGQVHFTRQFERYLEAAKQVYAALPADWRLFTEHKMFEPAFYSTVVQDWGTNYLIAQELGPQAQCLVDLGHHAPNTNIEMIVARLIQFGKLGGFHFNDSKYGDDDLDTGSVDPYRLFLVFNELVDAEGRPGFAPAHMLDQSHNVTDPIESLMVSACEVRRAYAQALLVDRAELTAAQDGNDALMATACLKAGFRTDVEPILAMARLEAGGAIDPLSAYRASGYRATVAAQRPAVAGGGGGIV from the coding sequence ATGATCCACGCATCCCTGATCGAACAGGACAACGCCCGCCATCTGGCCCGGCTGACGGCGGATTATGATGCGCTTGGCGCGCATCTGGCGCGGCGCGGCATCGACATTGCCGCGGTGAAGGCCAAGGTCGCAGCTTACGGCGTGGCGGTGCCAAGCTGGGGCGTCGGCACCGGCGGCACCCGCTTTGCCCGCTTTCCCGGCACGGGTGAGCCGCGCCACATCTTTGACAAGCTGGATGATTGCGGCGTCATCCACACCCTGACCCGCGCCACCCCCACCGTCAGCCTGCATATCCCATGGGACAAGGCCCCGGTGGCCGATCTTCTGGCCAAGGCCAAACAGGTGGGGCTTGGCTTTGATGCCATGAACTCCAACACCTTTCAGGATCAGCCAGGGCAGGCACACAGCTATAAATTCGGCTCGCTCAGCCACGCCGATGCGGCGACGCGGGCGCAGGCGGTCGCGCATAACATCGACTGCATCGAACTGGGCGCGCAGCTGGGATCAAAGGCGCTGACGATCTGGATCGGCGACGGGTCCAACTTCCCCGGTCAGGTGCATTTCACCCGCCAGTTTGAACGCTATCTGGAGGCGGCCAAACAGGTCTACGCCGCCCTGCCCGCCGACTGGCGGCTGTTCACCGAACACAAGATGTTCGAGCCTGCCTTCTATTCGACCGTGGTGCAGGACTGGGGCACCAATTACCTGATCGCACAGGAGCTTGGCCCGCAGGCGCAATGCCTTGTCGATCTGGGCCACCATGCGCCGAACACCAATATCGAGATGATCGTGGCGCGGCTGATCCAGTTCGGCAAGCTGGGCGGCTTCCATTTCAACGACAGCAAATATGGCGATGACGATCTGGATACCGGCTCGGTCGATCCTTATCGGCTGTTTCTGGTGTTCAATGAACTGGTCGATGCCGAAGGCCGCCCCGGCTTTGCCCCGGCGCATATGCTGGATCAGAGCCATAATGTGACCGATCCGATTGAAAGCCTGATGGTTTCGGCCTGCGAGGTGCGCCGGGCCTATGCTCAGGCGCTGCTGGTCGACCGCGCGGAGCTGACCGCGGCGCAGGACGGGAATGACGCGCTGATGGCCACCGCCTGCCTGAAAGCAGGGTTCCGCACCGATGTGGAGCCCATCCTCGCCATGGCCCGGCTGGAGGCCGGGGGCGCGATTGATCCGCTCTCGGCCTATCGCGCCTCGGGCTATCGGGCAACGGTGGCAGCGCAGCGCCCGGCAGTGGCGGGCGGCGGCGGCGGCATCGTCTGA
- a CDS encoding bifunctional rhamnulose-1-phosphate aldolase/short-chain dehydrogenase, translating to MTNTPAEPRPQTTALPSLWDDARAATMTEPEKLLYRSNLLGSDKRITNYGGGNTSAKVMERDPLTGQMVEVLWVKGSGGDVGSIRMDGFSTLYMDKLRALKGVYRGVEFEDEMVGYLPHCTFNLNPRAASIDTPLHAYVPKNHVDHMHPDAIIAIAAAKNSRALTQQIFGSEIGWLPWKKPGYELGLWLEDFCLKNPEAKGVVLESHGLFTWDDDAKTCYQTTLRIINQAMEWFATETTGKTIFGGQKHASLREDDRRAVAARLMPAIRGMVSGAQHMVGHFDDQPAVLDFVNAAGMAPLAALGTSCPDHFLRTKIRPLVVDFDPALNNIDAVLAGLPAQVAAYRADYAAYYDRCKHPDSPPLRDPNAVVYLVPGVGMITFAKDKATARISGEFYVNAINVMRGASTVSDYCGLPEQEAFDIEYWLLEEAKLQRMPKPKALAGRVAFVTGGAGGIGSATAERFLQEGACVMLADIDATALEAVKANLASRFGADMVRVVQMDVTDEAQVTAAYAQTALAFGGLDILVSNAGIASSAPIEETSLALWNKNMDILSTGYFLVSREAFKCFRTQGIGGSVVFVASKNGLAASPNAAAYCTAKAAEIHLARCLALEGAEAGIRVNVVNPDAVLRGSKIWSGEWLDQRASTYGKDKEGLEEMYRQRSMLKRSVLPEDIAEGAYFFASDLSAKSTGNILNVDAGNVQAFTR from the coding sequence ATGACCAACACCCCCGCCGAACCCCGGCCCCAGACCACTGCCCTGCCCTCTCTGTGGGATGATGCCCGCGCGGCGACGATGACCGAGCCGGAAAAGCTGCTCTATCGCTCCAACCTGCTGGGCTCGGACAAGCGCATCACCAATTATGGCGGCGGCAATACCTCGGCCAAGGTGATGGAACGCGATCCGCTGACCGGGCAGATGGTCGAGGTTCTGTGGGTCAAGGGATCGGGCGGCGATGTCGGCTCCATCAGGATGGACGGGTTTTCCACGCTCTATATGGACAAGCTGCGCGCCCTGAAGGGCGTCTATCGCGGCGTTGAATTTGAAGACGAAATGGTCGGCTACCTGCCGCATTGCACCTTCAACCTGAACCCGCGCGCGGCCAGCATCGACACCCCGCTGCACGCCTATGTGCCGAAGAACCATGTCGATCACATGCACCCCGATGCCATCATCGCGATTGCGGCGGCAAAGAATTCGCGCGCCCTGACGCAGCAGATTTTCGGCTCCGAGATCGGCTGGCTGCCGTGGAAGAAACCGGGCTATGAGCTGGGCCTGTGGCTGGAGGATTTCTGTCTGAAGAACCCCGAGGCGAAGGGCGTCGTGCTGGAAAGCCATGGCCTGTTCACCTGGGATGACGATGCAAAGACCTGCTATCAGACCACGCTGCGCATCATCAATCAGGCAATGGAATGGTTCGCCACCGAAACCACGGGCAAAACCATCTTTGGCGGTCAGAAACACGCATCGCTGCGCGAAGATGATCGCCGCGCCGTGGCGGCGCGCCTGATGCCCGCGATTCGCGGCATGGTGTCGGGGGCGCAGCACATGGTCGGCCATTTCGACGATCAGCCCGCCGTGCTGGACTTCGTCAATGCCGCCGGGATGGCCCCGCTTGCCGCACTTGGCACCTCCTGCCCCGATCACTTTCTGCGCACGAAGATCCGCCCGCTGGTGGTGGATTTCGATCCGGCGCTGAACAATATCGACGCGGTTCTGGCCGGTCTACCCGCACAGGTCGCGGCCTATCGCGCCGATTACGCCGCTTATTACGACCGCTGCAAACACCCCGACAGCCCGCCGCTGCGCGACCCCAATGCGGTGGTCTATCTGGTGCCCGGCGTCGGCATGATCACCTTCGCCAAAGACAAGGCGACCGCCCGCATTTCGGGTGAGTTCTACGTGAACGCCATCAATGTGATGCGCGGCGCGTCGACCGTGTCGGACTATTGCGGCCTGCCCGAACAGGAGGCCTTCGACATCGAATACTGGCTGTTGGAAGAGGCCAAGCTGCAACGGATGCCCAAGCCGAAGGCGCTGGCCGGGCGGGTGGCCTTTGTGACCGGCGGCGCGGGGGGCATCGGCTCTGCCACGGCGGAACGCTTCTTGCAGGAGGGGGCCTGCGTGATGCTGGCCGATATTGATGCCACGGCGCTGGAGGCGGTGAAGGCCAATCTCGCCAGCCGCTTTGGCGCGGATATGGTGCGCGTCGTGCAGATGGATGTGACCGACGAGGCACAGGTGACCGCCGCCTATGCCCAGACGGCGCTGGCCTTTGGCGGGCTGGATATTCTGGTGTCCAATGCCGGAATCGCCTCCTCCGCCCCGATCGAGGAGACCAGCCTCGCCCTGTGGAACAAGAACATGGATATCCTCAGCACCGGCTATTTCCTTGTGTCACGCGAAGCATTCAAATGTTTCCGCACCCAGGGCATCGGCGGGTCGGTGGTGTTCGTCGCCTCGAAAAACGGCCTTGCCGCCAGCCCGAACGCGGCGGCCTATTGCACCGCCAAGGCCGCCGAGATCCATTTGGCGCGCTGTCTGGCGCTGGAAGGGGCCGAGGCCGGAATCCGGGTGAATGTGGTCAATCCCGACGCGGTGCTGCGCGGCAGCAAGATCTGGTCGGGCGAATGGCTGGATCAGCGCGCCTCGACCTATGGCAAGGACAAGGAAGGGCTGGAGGAAATGTATCGCCAACGCTCCATGCTCAAACGCTCGGTCCTGCCCGAGGATATTGCCGAGGGGGCCTATTTCTTTGCCTCGGATCTGTCTGCCAAATCCACCGGCAATATCCTGAATGTGGATGCCGGCAATGTTCAAGCTTTCACCCGGTGA
- the pcaF gene encoding 3-oxoadipyl-CoA thiolase encodes MTEVFICDYIRTPIGRYGGSLSSVRPDDLGAVPLRALMARNTGADWQAVDDVIFGCANQAGEDNRNVARMSLLLAGMPVSVGGTTINRLCGSGMDAVITAARAIKAGEGEFYIAGGVESMSRAPMVLPKADSAFSRHAEIHDTTIGWRFVNPAMHKAHGTDSMPQTGQNVADDFGISRAAQDAMALASQAKAAAAQANGRLAQEITPVTIPQRKGDALAVDRDEHPRATTPEALAKLRPLFADGSVTAGNASGVNDGAAALIVASARAARQHGLTPIARVLGGAVAGVPPRIMGIGPAPAAQKLMARLELTQTGFDVIELNEAFAAQGLATLRELGIADEDPRVNRNGGAIALGHPLGMSGARITGTAALELALTGGQRSLSMMCIGVGQGIAIALERA; translated from the coding sequence ATGACCGAGGTTTTCATCTGTGATTACATCCGCACCCCGATTGGCCGCTATGGTGGCAGCCTGTCCTCAGTGCGCCCCGATGATCTGGGCGCGGTGCCGCTGCGGGCGCTGATGGCGCGCAACACGGGCGCGGATTGGCAGGCGGTGGATGACGTGATCTTTGGCTGCGCCAATCAGGCGGGCGAGGACAACCGCAATGTCGCGCGCATGTCGCTGCTGTTGGCCGGGATGCCCGTGTCGGTCGGCGGCACCACGATCAACCGCCTGTGCGGATCTGGCATGGATGCGGTGATCACCGCCGCCCGCGCGATCAAGGCGGGCGAGGGCGAGTTCTACATCGCGGGCGGGGTGGAAAGCATGTCGCGCGCGCCGATGGTGCTGCCCAAGGCCGACAGCGCTTTTTCCCGCCATGCCGAGATCCATGATACCACCATCGGCTGGCGCTTCGTGAACCCGGCGATGCACAAGGCCCATGGCACCGACTCCATGCCGCAGACCGGGCAGAATGTGGCCGATGACTTTGGCATCAGCCGCGCGGCACAGGATGCCATGGCCCTGGCAAGCCAGGCCAAGGCCGCCGCCGCGCAGGCCAATGGCCGGTTGGCCCAAGAGATCACGCCGGTCACGATCCCGCAGCGCAAGGGCGATGCACTGGCGGTGGACCGCGACGAACATCCCCGCGCCACCACGCCCGAGGCGCTGGCCAAACTGCGCCCGCTGTTTGCGGACGGCTCTGTCACCGCAGGCAATGCCTCGGGGGTGAATGACGGCGCGGCGGCGCTGATCGTGGCAAGCGCGCGGGCCGCCAGACAGCATGGGCTGACCCCGATTGCCCGCGTTCTGGGCGGGGCTGTGGCAGGCGTGCCGCCGCGCATCATGGGAATCGGCCCGGCCCCGGCGGCGCAAAAGCTGATGGCCCGGCTGGAGCTGACCCAGACCGGCTTCGATGTGATCGAGCTGAACGAGGCCTTTGCCGCACAAGGCCTGGCCACCCTGCGCGAACTGGGCATTGCGGATGAGGATCCCCGCGTGAACCGCAATGGCGGTGCCATCGCCCTTGGGCATCCGCTGGGCATGTCGGGCGCGCGCATCACCGGCACTGCGGCGCTGGAGCTGGCGCTGACGGGCGGGCAACGCTCGCTGTCGATGATGTGCATCGGCGTCGGTCAGGGCATCGCCATCGCGCTGGAACGCGCCTGA
- a CDS encoding 3-oxoacid CoA-transferase subunit A — MDKTIANLATAVAGIEDGMTVMIGGFGGSGAPIELIHALIDRFRATGHPTNLTVVNNNAGNGHVGLAALIAQGMVAKLICSFPRSADARVFTEQYLAGKIALELVPQGTLAERIRAGGAGIPAFYTPTSFGTDLAKGKPVETFDGRPYVQERWLKADVALVKADVGDRLGNLTYRMAARNFNPLMCMAAAQTVVQVSRIVAPGEIDPEAVITPGIFVQSLVEVPNPQQEETLNRAQAVYPEPAA; from the coding sequence ATGGACAAGACAATCGCAAACCTGGCCACCGCTGTGGCCGGGATCGAAGATGGCATGACCGTGATGATCGGCGGCTTTGGCGGATCCGGCGCGCCGATCGAGCTGATCCACGCGCTGATCGACCGCTTTCGCGCCACCGGTCATCCCACAAACCTGACCGTGGTGAACAATAACGCGGGCAATGGCCATGTGGGGCTGGCTGCGCTGATTGCGCAGGGCATGGTCGCAAAGCTGATCTGCTCTTTCCCGCGGTCCGCCGATGCGCGCGTGTTCACCGAGCAGTATCTGGCGGGCAAGATCGCGCTGGAACTGGTGCCGCAAGGCACTTTGGCCGAACGCATCCGCGCAGGAGGGGCGGGTATTCCGGCCTTCTATACCCCCACCAGCTTTGGCACCGATCTGGCCAAGGGCAAGCCGGTCGAGACCTTCGACGGGCGGCCCTATGTGCAGGAACGCTGGCTCAAGGCCGATGTGGCGCTGGTCAAGGCCGATGTCGGGGATCGGCTGGGCAACCTGACCTACCGGATGGCGGCGCGCAATTTCAACCCGCTGATGTGCATGGCCGCCGCGCAGACCGTGGTGCAGGTCAGCCGCATCGTCGCCCCCGGCGAGATCGACCCCGAAGCCGTCATCACCCCCGGCATCTTTGTGCAGAGCCTGGTCGAGGTGCCGAACCCGCAGCAGGAAGAAACCCTCAACCGCGCGCAGGCGGTATACCCGGAGCCCGCAGCATGA
- a CDS encoding ABC transporter substrate-binding protein, giving the protein MLRTGLATLLSLTAFAAVAGPTSYPLTLENCGETLTFDAAPATAVTVGQAATEVLYALGLGEKVTGTSVWFSEVLPEFAELNAKVERLADNDPSFESVVAKKPGLVAVQYVWHVGPEGIVATRAQFHDLSIPTYVLPADCVAKDNTTGVDGTRTAMFTTASLHQGVRELATIFDVQDKGEALVADLTKRESEAVAAAQALELKDVSALFWFSSAEMDIDPYVAGRKGAPGYMMETLGLRNVVQSDEEWPVVGWETLAKADPSVIVIAKMDRRRFEADDYEKKIAFLKSDPVASQMTAVKENRIVVMDAHTMDPSIRSVSGLEQLGQALQAFGLAQ; this is encoded by the coding sequence ATGTTGCGCACCGGCCTTGCCACGCTGCTGTCCCTCACCGCCTTTGCGGCGGTCGCAGGCCCGACCAGCTATCCCCTGACCCTTGAGAACTGCGGCGAAACCCTGACCTTCGATGCGGCCCCCGCCACGGCGGTCACGGTCGGTCAGGCCGCGACCGAGGTGCTGTATGCGCTGGGTCTGGGCGAGAAGGTCACCGGAACCTCGGTCTGGTTCAGCGAGGTTCTGCCCGAATTCGCCGAACTGAACGCGAAGGTGGAGCGTCTGGCCGACAACGATCCGAGCTTTGAAAGCGTGGTCGCCAAGAAGCCCGGTCTGGTGGCGGTGCAATATGTCTGGCACGTCGGCCCCGAAGGCATCGTGGCGACGCGCGCGCAATTCCACGACCTGTCGATCCCGACCTATGTCCTGCCCGCAGATTGCGTAGCCAAGGACAATACGACCGGCGTCGATGGCACCCGCACCGCGATGTTCACCACCGCCAGCCTGCATCAGGGCGTGCGCGAACTGGCCACGATCTTTGACGTGCAGGACAAGGGCGAGGCGCTGGTCGCCGACCTGACCAAACGCGAGTCCGAGGCGGTCGCCGCCGCGCAGGCGCTGGAGCTGAAAGACGTGTCGGCGCTGTTCTGGTTCTCGTCGGCGGAAATGGACATCGACCCCTATGTCGCGGGCCGCAAGGGCGCGCCGGGTTACATGATGGAAACGCTGGGCCTGCGCAATGTGGTGCAATCGGATGAAGAATGGCCGGTTGTCGGCTGGGAAACGCTGGCCAAGGCAGACCCGAGTGTCATCGTGATCGCCAAGATGGATCGTCGTCGCTTCGAGGCGGATGATTACGAAAAGAAGATCGCCTTCCTGAAATCCGATCCCGTCGCCAGCCAGATGACCGCCGTGAAGGAAAACCGGATCGTGGTGATGGATGCACATACGATGGATCCGAGCATCCGTTCGGT